Proteins encoded by one window of Paraburkholderia sprentiae WSM5005:
- a CDS encoding asparaginase — translation MNIDTIDRSAMRLCVSAALLIAGLAAGTCVRAADAPSQQASAVTAAPRVLLLATGGTISGTADPRSAIGYNSGNVKGQELVRGVPGIEKLASISAEQISNVGSQDMNDKIWLQLARRINEAFERNEADAVVITHGTDTIEETAFFLNNVLRSDKPVVLVGSMRPGGSTSADGPNNLYEAVEVAASAQSHGRGVMVVMNDQIHAPRWITKTHTTAVQAFASPNAGAIGYVDPASVRFVAPAASSTRAALSLPADGQLPRVDIVYAHSNMDGRQIDHAIADGAKGIVVAGEGDGDMSKEALAALDRAAAKGIVVVRSTRLVSGFVNRNVEVDDDKRGFVASLDLNPQKARLLTQLLVANGVTDPVKVQQAFSATW, via the coding sequence ATGAACATCGACACGATCGATCGATCAGCCATGCGGCTGTGCGTTTCGGCGGCACTGCTGATCGCGGGACTTGCCGCGGGCACTTGCGTGAGGGCGGCCGACGCGCCATCGCAACAGGCAAGCGCCGTCACCGCCGCGCCGCGCGTTCTGTTGCTGGCCACCGGCGGCACGATCTCCGGCACCGCCGATCCCCGCTCGGCGATCGGCTACAACTCGGGCAACGTGAAGGGGCAGGAACTGGTGCGCGGCGTTCCGGGCATCGAGAAGCTCGCAAGCATCAGCGCGGAGCAGATCTCGAACGTCGGCTCGCAGGACATGAACGACAAGATCTGGTTGCAGCTTGCGCGGCGGATCAACGAGGCGTTCGAGCGCAACGAAGCTGACGCCGTCGTGATCACGCACGGCACCGATACGATCGAAGAAACGGCGTTCTTCCTGAACAACGTGCTGCGCTCCGACAAGCCGGTGGTGCTGGTCGGCTCCATGCGGCCGGGCGGTTCCACGAGCGCGGACGGTCCTAACAATCTGTACGAAGCCGTCGAAGTGGCGGCGAGCGCGCAGTCGCACGGCAGAGGCGTGATGGTCGTCATGAACGACCAGATTCACGCGCCGCGCTGGATCACGAAGACCCATACCACGGCGGTACAGGCGTTCGCGTCGCCGAACGCGGGCGCGATCGGTTATGTCGATCCGGCAAGCGTGCGCTTCGTCGCGCCGGCGGCGTCATCGACGCGCGCTGCGCTCAGCCTGCCCGCGGATGGGCAATTGCCGCGCGTCGATATCGTCTACGCCCACAGCAACATGGACGGCCGCCAGATCGATCATGCGATCGCCGACGGCGCGAAGGGCATCGTCGTAGCGGGTGAAGGCGATGGTGACATGTCGAAGGAAGCGCTCGCGGCGCTCGACCGCGCGGCGGCCAAAGGCATCGTGGTGGTTCGCTCGACGCGCCTGGTGTCGGGCTTCGTGAACCGCAACGTCGAGGTGGATGACGACAAGCGCGGATTCGTGGCGTCGCTCGATCTGAATCCGCAGAAGGCGCGCTTGCTGACGCAATTGCTGGTGGCCAACGGCGTGACCGACCCGGTCAAGGTACAGCAGGCGTTTAGCGCGACCTGGTGA
- a CDS encoding patatin-like phospholipase family protein, translated as MDEPRNSTRKKRPKVAFALQGGGSHGAFTWGVLDRLLEASSQATPFDIAAISGASAGGINATLCAAGLATSGATTAREMLRAFWEAVSRAGALAGNALFGFSEPGPFGGWNIDWNPAPIVLEAVGLVASPYGNPFYRDPLGPVIRSALPEPVLATLNTTRDGPQLFICATDVRTNQRAIFTRPDISIDVLRASACLPSEFRAVSVDGIPYWDGGYLGNPPLAPLIGHAQDLILVLANPFVRHDMPPKDARGILDRLNEIGFNASVVLEINAIEAVNRVLDSVGEEAARKSRFKPVRFHLIRDDDFLAKFGFVSKSSTSWPLLKTLFERGREVADVWLENDYAKLGQTSSFDIKGSLLDPTLKHSGNPNAQRD; from the coding sequence ATGGACGAACCCCGGAACTCGACGCGAAAGAAACGCCCCAAGGTCGCGTTCGCCCTGCAAGGCGGCGGCTCGCACGGCGCCTTCACGTGGGGGGTGCTCGACCGTCTGCTGGAGGCGTCGTCGCAGGCAACGCCATTCGACATCGCGGCAATTAGCGGCGCCAGCGCGGGCGGAATCAATGCGACGCTGTGCGCGGCGGGTCTCGCAACCAGCGGGGCAACGACAGCACGCGAGATGCTGCGCGCGTTTTGGGAGGCGGTGTCGCGCGCCGGCGCGCTCGCGGGCAATGCGCTGTTCGGCTTTTCCGAACCCGGCCCATTCGGCGGCTGGAACATCGACTGGAACCCCGCCCCCATCGTGCTGGAGGCCGTGGGACTCGTCGCTTCGCCTTACGGCAATCCGTTCTACCGCGATCCGCTCGGTCCGGTGATTCGTTCGGCCCTCCCCGAACCGGTTCTCGCCACGCTCAATACGACGCGCGATGGCCCGCAACTGTTCATTTGCGCAACCGATGTACGAACCAACCAGCGCGCGATCTTCACACGCCCCGACATTTCCATCGACGTATTGCGCGCTTCCGCATGCCTGCCGAGCGAGTTTCGCGCCGTGAGCGTGGACGGCATACCGTACTGGGACGGCGGCTATCTCGGCAACCCGCCTCTGGCGCCGTTGATCGGCCATGCCCAGGACCTGATCCTCGTTCTCGCGAATCCGTTCGTGCGCCACGACATGCCGCCCAAAGACGCGCGCGGCATTCTCGACCGGCTCAACGAAATCGGTTTCAACGCATCCGTGGTGCTGGAGATCAACGCGATCGAAGCAGTCAACCGCGTGCTCGACTCGGTCGGCGAGGAAGCGGCGCGCAAAAGCCGGTTCAAGCCAGTGCGGTTTCACCTGATTCGCGACGACGATTTTCTCGCGAAGTTCGGCTTTGTCTCGAAGAGCAGCACGTCCTGGCCATTGCTCAAAACGCTCTTCGAGCGTGGACGCGAAGTGGCGGACGTATGGCTCGAAAATGACTACGCAAAGCTCGGGCAAACGTCTTCGTTTGACATCAAGGGTTCGTTGCTCGATCCGACGCTCAAGCACAGCGGCAACCCGAACGCGCAACGAGACTGA
- a CDS encoding YciE/YciF ferroxidase family protein, whose product MSQRKTVDDLFIHMLSDIYSAEKQLTRALAKLSRAASDPALSDAFKTHLEETHGQVQRIDQVVETCNIRLKRMKCVAMEGLIEEGQELIDEIEKGPVLDAGLVAAAQKVEHYEIAAYGSLCAIGKQLGFTEAVKLLKETLDEEKATDLKLTQFAENAGNQKAKQQQ is encoded by the coding sequence ATGTCTCAACGTAAGACGGTCGACGATCTTTTCATTCATATGCTGTCGGATATCTACAGTGCGGAGAAACAGTTGACGCGCGCACTGGCGAAACTGTCGCGCGCCGCGTCCGATCCGGCACTCAGCGATGCGTTCAAGACTCACCTCGAGGAAACGCATGGACAGGTGCAACGTATCGATCAGGTGGTCGAGACCTGCAACATCCGCCTGAAGAGAATGAAGTGCGTCGCGATGGAAGGACTCATCGAGGAAGGGCAAGAACTCATCGATGAGATTGAAAAGGGTCCGGTGCTAGATGCGGGTCTCGTGGCGGCTGCGCAGAAGGTCGAACACTATGAGATCGCTGCCTACGGCAGTCTTTGCGCGATCGGCAAGCAACTCGGTTTCACTGAAGCCGTGAAGCTGTTGAAAGAGACCTTGGACGAAGAAAAGGCGACCGACCTCAAGCTAACCCAGTTCGCCGAAAACGCAGGCAACCAGAAGGCGAAGCAACAACAGTGA
- a CDS encoding DUF2252 family protein → MTRKSAKIKALPGPDERQPLLTARRRQKMARSAHAYVRGSASRFYAWLDSQPRGRLPEGPAVWIGGDCHLGNLGPVADATGNVAIQIRDLDQSVIGNPLHDLLRLGLSLATAARSSDLPGVIISSMIDALADGYEQAFDDSRSDATKKAQRPDVAKIAMDEALHRSWHRMDRQTIDNSRPAIPLGKRFWPLSDAERVAIHALFESESAPRIHAALTGRTNAAPKIEVLDAAYWVKGCSSLGRRRYAVLLNVDDTCPSDGPPYLVDIKQAAAAAAPQRDGASIPRDNAKRVLEGARHLTPMLGERMIAARLDGCTVVVRELMRQDLKLESERLSEDDAVKAAHFLALVVGRAHARQMDTGTRAAWLAELGKGREESRTAPPWLWRSIVELMAVHEVDYLGHCRGFAHDRPSR, encoded by the coding sequence GTGACACGGAAATCCGCAAAAATTAAAGCGCTGCCCGGCCCCGATGAAAGGCAACCGCTGCTCACCGCACGTCGCAGACAAAAGATGGCCCGCTCGGCGCATGCCTATGTCCGCGGCAGTGCTTCTCGCTTCTACGCCTGGCTCGATAGCCAGCCTCGCGGCCGATTGCCCGAAGGACCGGCCGTGTGGATCGGCGGTGACTGCCATCTCGGCAATCTGGGTCCGGTCGCCGACGCGACAGGCAACGTTGCAATCCAGATCCGCGATCTTGACCAGAGTGTGATTGGCAATCCCCTGCACGACCTGCTGCGGCTGGGACTGTCACTCGCCACGGCCGCACGCAGCTCGGACCTGCCCGGCGTGATCATCAGCAGCATGATCGATGCGCTTGCCGATGGTTATGAACAGGCGTTCGACGACAGCCGCAGCGACGCGACAAAAAAGGCGCAACGCCCCGACGTCGCGAAGATCGCCATGGACGAGGCGCTGCATCGGTCGTGGCATCGAATGGATCGGCAGACCATCGACAACAGTCGACCGGCAATACCGCTCGGGAAGCGATTCTGGCCGCTATCCGACGCGGAACGTGTGGCGATTCACGCTCTCTTCGAGAGCGAGTCGGCGCCCCGCATTCATGCGGCGCTGACCGGCAGAACGAACGCTGCCCCGAAGATCGAGGTACTCGATGCCGCGTACTGGGTGAAAGGCTGCAGCTCGCTCGGACGGCGCCGCTATGCCGTTCTGTTGAACGTCGATGACACATGTCCATCCGACGGCCCGCCGTACCTGGTCGACATCAAGCAAGCGGCCGCAGCCGCGGCGCCCCAACGGGATGGCGCAAGCATTCCGCGCGATAACGCAAAGCGCGTCCTGGAGGGCGCGCGGCATCTCACCCCAATGCTCGGCGAGCGGATGATTGCGGCCCGGCTGGATGGTTGCACCGTCGTTGTTCGCGAACTGATGCGGCAGGACCTGAAGCTGGAGTCGGAACGGCTCTCCGAAGACGATGCCGTGAAGGCTGCGCATTTCCTCGCGCTGGTCGTCGGTCGGGCGCATGCGCGGCAGATGGACACCGGCACGCGCGCGGCATGGCTTGCCGAACTGGGAAAGGGCCGAGAGGAATCACGCACCGCCCCGCCTTGGCTATGGCGCAGCATCGTGGAACTGATGGCGGTGCATGAAGTTGACTACCTCGGGCACTGCAGAGGGTTCGCGCACGACCGCCCGTCACGGTAG
- a CDS encoding glycoside hydrolase family 28 protein — MSRRGFIGLGSALAGSALLQACGGGSSVSAPAGSTSSAPGTGSTPPTAAADPIWGPNGSATNIINALQKVAQSAFPAVDFQVEQYGAQPCAVIAQASPYTGTSSPVSTGAGATNAPGSVDSRPAFLAAIAACNAAGGGRVVVPAGTWYCAGPIVLQSNVNFHLSANCTIYFSPNPADYAKDGPVDCGANGKLFYSRWQANDCLNFGAPVYARNANNIALTGEGPTSVLNGQAMTPFAGSGNTSTCWWTYKGTSGAYGCAGSSTPSQAYSNPNNADLKVVAPNLSAALYTLLTNPATPWQQDQNYLPALSEAGVPVAQRIFGLGHYLRPCMVEFIGCTNVLMENYRTNNTPFWQHHPTDCTNVVIRDVTADSIGPNNDGFDPDACNTVLCDNVTFNTGDDCIAIKSGKDLDTEYGPAQNHVIQNCMMNSGHGGITLGSEMGGGVQNIYARNLTMLNQFWATNSLNIAIRIKTNMNRGGYVKNFYVNGVTLPHGVSLTGGGYGSKLLAGSPINSTVPIGVATATAANPSASQGGLITFDCDYQPAADAIRTRPALVDNVNITNVNASNVTLGSTTGSCFQAIVAQGPVAFDYNGPAPAPTVPAITGVTISNCNFGTPAAAGPASASTPGPIYLYNVHDITLQNVIIAGQTLNQTLSDPR; from the coding sequence ATGTCGCGCCGTGGATTCATCGGGCTTGGAAGCGCACTAGCGGGCAGCGCGCTGCTGCAAGCCTGCGGTGGGGGCAGTAGCGTGTCCGCTCCCGCGGGAAGCACCAGTTCTGCGCCCGGGACCGGAAGCACGCCGCCAACGGCTGCCGCCGACCCGATCTGGGGCCCCAATGGCTCAGCGACGAACATCATCAATGCGCTGCAGAAAGTCGCCCAGAGTGCGTTCCCGGCCGTCGATTTCCAGGTCGAACAGTACGGTGCGCAACCGTGCGCGGTCATCGCACAGGCCAGCCCCTATACCGGTACTTCATCGCCCGTGAGTACCGGTGCCGGCGCGACCAACGCACCGGGATCGGTGGATTCACGTCCCGCGTTCCTCGCGGCAATCGCCGCATGCAATGCAGCCGGTGGCGGCCGGGTCGTCGTGCCGGCGGGCACGTGGTATTGCGCGGGCCCCATCGTGCTGCAGAGCAACGTCAACTTCCACCTGAGTGCGAACTGCACGATCTATTTCAGCCCAAACCCTGCCGATTATGCGAAGGACGGTCCCGTCGACTGTGGCGCTAACGGCAAGCTTTTCTACAGCCGCTGGCAGGCAAACGACTGCCTGAACTTCGGCGCGCCCGTGTACGCACGAAACGCCAACAATATTGCGCTGACTGGCGAAGGCCCGACATCGGTGTTGAACGGTCAGGCAATGACGCCGTTCGCCGGAAGCGGAAACACGAGCACCTGCTGGTGGACCTACAAGGGCACCAGCGGCGCGTACGGCTGCGCGGGGTCGTCCACGCCGTCGCAGGCCTATTCGAACCCGAACAACGCCGATCTGAAGGTGGTCGCCCCCAATCTTTCGGCCGCCCTCTACACGCTATTGACCAATCCCGCTACGCCGTGGCAGCAAGACCAGAACTACCTGCCGGCGCTCTCGGAAGCGGGCGTGCCAGTCGCGCAGCGAATCTTTGGTCTCGGCCACTATCTGCGGCCGTGTATGGTCGAGTTCATCGGTTGCACGAACGTGCTGATGGAGAACTACCGAACCAACAATACGCCGTTCTGGCAGCACCACCCCACCGACTGCACGAACGTCGTGATTCGTGACGTGACAGCCGACAGCATTGGGCCGAACAACGACGGCTTCGATCCCGACGCCTGCAACACGGTGCTGTGCGACAACGTAACGTTCAACACGGGCGACGACTGCATCGCGATCAAGTCAGGCAAGGACCTCGACACGGAGTACGGACCCGCGCAGAACCATGTGATCCAGAACTGCATGATGAACAGCGGTCACGGCGGCATTACGCTCGGCAGCGAGATGGGTGGCGGCGTGCAGAACATCTACGCACGCAATCTGACCATGCTCAATCAGTTCTGGGCAACGAATTCGCTGAACATCGCTATCCGTATCAAGACGAATATGAACCGCGGGGGCTACGTCAAGAACTTCTATGTGAATGGGGTGACGCTTCCGCACGGGGTGAGCCTCACGGGCGGCGGCTACGGCAGCAAGTTGCTGGCCGGCAGTCCGATCAACAGCACCGTGCCCATCGGCGTCGCCACCGCAACCGCTGCTAACCCGTCCGCGTCTCAAGGCGGTCTGATTACGTTTGATTGCGATTACCAGCCTGCTGCCGATGCCATCCGCACTCGCCCTGCGCTGGTGGACAACGTCAACATCACAAACGTCAATGCCTCGAACGTGACATTGGGCAGCACGACCGGCTCCTGTTTCCAGGCCATCGTTGCACAAGGTCCAGTGGCGTTCGACTACAACGGCCCGGCGCCCGCGCCGACGGTACCCGCAATCACGGGCGTGACGATTTCCAACTGTAACTTCGGCACGCCTGCGGCCGCAGGCCCCGCGAGCGCCAGCACGCCCGGCCCGATCTACCTGTACAACGTGCACGACATCACGTTGCAGAACGTGATCATCGCTGGGCAGACGCTGAATCAGACGCTGTCGGATCCGCGTTAA
- a CDS encoding putative bifunctional diguanylate cyclase/phosphodiesterase: MLTRSDAAVEYQCFFTHARADCESMQYISSLGIAGVIDRWRRRHRVDRQLIITIALVLTGLVIFALGMGYTLIWHERSDALRNHALRARDDIETLQAVHIQANADFLLGLDSARVASFAWPVPRVVSAATCFDRLEESYASDPRSERVVRRLRAETARWAWLLADIAVRARMVDGRATVDSPELLEANRMLANIIAQLVILRDAQTASLRAAADSATRHLVIERTVLAITALAACFLFCYALVAHYRTRLARQRARVIAQESERRFRQYFYHHPLAMLIFDVDTLSILAANRAAASQYGRTRRELGSLDMASLYASADLPSFLHDLRALLAAATRSGSAGMCRHRHRDGTPVYVELSYHFLTYARRRACFITAVDVTEKQSAELALLLRSRALDAIGNGVLITRPDPHGDVVEYANPAFEKITGCARRQIEGHHFAWPETSGLREQISTAIADKREATTLTKSRRANGAEFWYQLYVAPVSDESDKVTHHISVVSDLTELIESRDLLLRQARRDALTDLPNRVTLREMIDTAILERREFALLFIDLDHFKDINDSLGHGAGDRLLQEVARRLSTSVGSDGVVTRYGGDEFVTMFNGSTDDVELSALLARVTRTLNEPVQVDDMQLRVRMSIGVSCYPQDGTDCETLLKHADLAMYRVKAGGRNGVERFSPALADAAAQRIALSHKLRNAAERNDFELVYQPQVDIRHCRLTGVEALIRWHDADFGTVSPTTFIPLAEDIGLIASIGEWALQTACAQAKRWEEVLPGLRMSVNVSPSQLASSDFGSVVGRALAASQLAADRLELEITEGGLVAPGALPTLRALHDLGVSIAIDDFGAGYSSLSYLRTFHADRLKIDMSFIRGIGTSRADETIIGAIIALARKLRFEVVAEGVERVEQLAFLAQAGCETVQGYYFAAPQPAASIPAYAASLMTELQNTPS; the protein is encoded by the coding sequence ATGCTGACGCGCAGCGATGCCGCCGTCGAGTATCAATGTTTCTTTACCCATGCGCGCGCTGATTGTGAATCGATGCAATATATTTCGAGCTTAGGCATCGCCGGCGTCATTGACCGCTGGAGGCGGCGACATCGCGTCGACCGGCAACTCATCATCACCATCGCACTGGTGCTGACTGGCCTCGTCATTTTCGCTCTCGGCATGGGTTACACGCTTATATGGCACGAGCGGTCCGACGCGCTGCGCAATCACGCTCTGCGCGCCCGCGACGACATCGAGACACTGCAAGCAGTGCACATCCAGGCGAACGCCGACTTCCTGCTGGGACTCGACAGTGCACGGGTAGCATCTTTCGCGTGGCCGGTGCCGCGTGTAGTGTCGGCCGCCACCTGCTTCGACCGCCTGGAGGAAAGTTACGCAAGCGACCCGCGAAGCGAACGGGTAGTAAGGCGCCTGCGCGCGGAGACGGCTCGCTGGGCGTGGCTGCTAGCCGACATCGCGGTACGTGCGCGCATGGTGGATGGCCGCGCCACCGTCGACAGCCCTGAGCTACTCGAAGCGAACCGCATGCTGGCCAACATCATCGCCCAGTTGGTGATCCTCCGCGACGCGCAGACCGCCTCCCTGAGAGCCGCGGCCGACAGCGCGACGCGCCACCTGGTGATCGAGCGGACCGTGCTTGCAATCACGGCGCTGGCGGCATGTTTTCTGTTTTGTTATGCGTTGGTTGCTCACTATCGCACCCGGCTCGCACGGCAGCGCGCACGCGTCATTGCCCAGGAAAGCGAGCGCCGCTTCCGTCAGTATTTCTATCATCATCCACTTGCGATGTTGATTTTCGACGTCGACACGCTATCGATTCTCGCTGCGAACCGCGCCGCCGCATCGCAATACGGACGCACGCGCCGTGAGCTAGGTTCGCTCGACATGGCCTCTCTGTATGCGTCCGCCGATTTGCCGTCATTTCTGCACGATCTGCGCGCCCTGCTGGCCGCCGCGACCCGGAGCGGCTCGGCCGGTATGTGCCGGCATCGACACCGCGACGGCACGCCGGTTTACGTGGAACTGTCGTACCACTTCCTCACTTACGCCCGCCGTCGGGCGTGCTTCATCACGGCCGTCGACGTAACGGAGAAGCAGAGCGCCGAACTGGCGTTATTGCTGCGAAGCCGTGCACTCGACGCAATTGGGAACGGCGTGCTCATCACGCGACCCGATCCGCATGGCGACGTCGTCGAATACGCCAACCCGGCATTCGAGAAGATTACCGGCTGCGCGCGCCGGCAGATTGAAGGTCATCACTTCGCGTGGCCGGAAACATCTGGATTGCGCGAACAGATCAGTACGGCCATTGCCGACAAACGCGAGGCCACCACGCTGACGAAAAGCCGGCGCGCGAATGGAGCGGAGTTCTGGTATCAGCTGTACGTCGCACCGGTAAGCGACGAATCGGACAAGGTGACGCATCACATCAGCGTGGTTAGCGACCTCACGGAGCTCATCGAATCACGCGATCTTCTGCTCAGGCAGGCACGCCGCGACGCGCTGACGGATCTGCCGAACCGCGTGACGCTGCGTGAAATGATCGACACGGCGATTCTCGAGCGGCGTGAATTTGCGCTGCTCTTCATCGACCTCGATCATTTCAAGGACATCAACGACAGCCTGGGCCACGGCGCAGGCGATCGCCTGTTGCAGGAAGTTGCGCGGCGGCTGTCGACATCGGTCGGATCGGATGGCGTGGTGACCCGATACGGCGGCGACGAGTTCGTGACGATGTTCAACGGCTCAACCGACGATGTAGAGCTGTCGGCGCTGTTGGCGCGCGTGACCCGAACGCTGAACGAGCCAGTGCAAGTCGACGACATGCAACTGCGGGTCCGGATGAGCATTGGGGTCAGCTGCTATCCGCAAGACGGCACTGACTGCGAAACCTTGCTCAAACATGCCGACCTTGCGATGTATCGCGTCAAGGCAGGCGGGCGCAACGGCGTCGAGCGATTTTCCCCTGCGCTCGCCGATGCAGCCGCTCAGCGCATCGCGCTATCGCACAAGCTACGCAACGCCGCCGAGCGCAACGACTTCGAGCTGGTGTACCAGCCGCAAGTGGACATCCGCCACTGCCGGCTGACTGGCGTCGAGGCGCTGATCCGTTGGCACGACGCGGACTTCGGTACGGTCAGCCCAACGACGTTCATACCCTTGGCCGAAGACATTGGTTTGATTGCGTCAATCGGCGAATGGGCGCTGCAAACCGCCTGTGCACAGGCAAAGCGCTGGGAGGAAGTTCTGCCGGGGCTGCGCATGTCGGTCAACGTGTCGCCCAGCCAGCTTGCTTCCAGCGATTTCGGCAGCGTCGTGGGTCGCGCTCTCGCCGCGTCGCAATTGGCCGCAGACCGTCTGGAACTGGAGATTACCGAAGGCGGGTTGGTTGCACCGGGCGCGCTGCCCACCTTGCGTGCCCTGCACGACCTTGGCGTGTCCATCGCGATCGACGACTTTGGCGCCGGTTATTCGAGTCTGTCTTACCTGCGCACCTTCCATGCTGACCGTCTGAAGATCGACATGTCGTTCATTCGCGGCATTGGCACCAGTCGTGCGGATGAGACCATTATCGGTGCGATCATCGCCCTGGCCCGCAAGCTGCGCTTCGAAGTCGTCGCGGAAGGCGTCGAGCGGGTAGAGCAATTGGCTTTCCTTGCCCAGGCCGGCTGCGAGACCGTTCAGGGATACTACTTCGCCGCCCCACAGCCGGCGGCAAGTATTCCGGCCTACGCGGCAAGCCTCATGACGGAGTTGCAAAACACCCCGTCATGA
- a CDS encoding GGDEF domain-containing protein — translation MTIRAPVKPPSKGPEIPGPAALRRKSHMAANITPNQLIELIIPTITLVFSLSFACAWVYDKRLRYLLFLAASFSAFALGSIAQVAHLPDEWRLNALISASFYVLSTQLLAEGILRRAGLHFPVSMHSLTFALVMGCMYYFSYVASNLLVRIYILNLNAGLWMLFSAACLRKRCNGRIINYILFWVLLICGVSFFVRTPLTVIQPLPHSTAPFGQTIFWVLLQLSLALMGAVLGLVLLAAAMSDVIDRLILERDRDSLTDTLNRRAFERLAGHRIADMKSYPLALIAFDIDNFKSINDRYGHAAGDAVLREFGAILRAAVREKDVVGRLGGEEFVLLLPGTDGEFAYRIAERLRTVLESSRFDEIDAALCVTTSAGIAQYRPREAVAALLARADHLLYAAKRAGRNRVLTEASGQRSDASTLDVA, via the coding sequence GTGACGATACGCGCTCCTGTTAAACCGCCGTCCAAAGGCCCGGAGATTCCCGGTCCGGCAGCACTGCGGAGAAAGAGCCACATGGCCGCAAACATAACGCCCAACCAGCTTATTGAACTGATCATCCCAACTATCACGCTGGTCTTTTCGCTCAGCTTTGCGTGTGCATGGGTTTATGACAAGCGGCTGCGCTATCTGCTGTTTCTCGCCGCTTCATTCAGTGCTTTTGCACTTGGCTCAATAGCGCAGGTCGCGCACTTGCCGGATGAATGGCGATTGAACGCGCTCATATCGGCGAGCTTTTACGTGCTCAGCACCCAGCTGCTGGCCGAGGGCATCTTGCGCAGGGCGGGGCTTCACTTCCCGGTCTCGATGCACTCATTGACTTTCGCGCTCGTGATGGGCTGCATGTATTACTTCTCCTATGTCGCGTCGAATCTGCTCGTGCGCATCTACATTCTGAATCTGAACGCCGGGCTGTGGATGTTATTTAGCGCGGCCTGTCTTCGGAAGCGCTGCAATGGCCGCATCATCAATTACATTCTTTTCTGGGTGCTTCTGATCTGCGGCGTCAGCTTTTTTGTCAGGACGCCGCTCACGGTCATTCAGCCATTGCCGCATAGCACCGCACCTTTCGGGCAGACCATTTTCTGGGTCTTGCTGCAGTTGTCGCTCGCATTGATGGGCGCTGTGTTAGGGCTGGTTCTGCTGGCCGCCGCGATGTCGGACGTGATCGACCGACTCATTCTCGAACGGGACCGCGACTCGCTGACGGACACCCTGAACCGGCGCGCATTCGAACGGCTGGCGGGGCACCGCATCGCGGATATGAAAAGCTACCCGCTTGCACTCATCGCTTTCGATATCGACAACTTCAAATCCATCAACGATCGTTACGGGCATGCGGCCGGTGATGCCGTTCTACGCGAGTTCGGCGCCATCCTGCGGGCCGCGGTGCGCGAAAAGGACGTGGTGGGACGGCTCGGTGGCGAGGAGTTCGTTCTTCTGCTGCCGGGCACTGACGGGGAGTTCGCGTACCGGATCGCCGAGCGCTTGCGCACCGTACTCGAGTCTTCGCGGTTCGATGAAATCGATGCAGCACTGTGCGTCACGACGAGTGCGGGCATTGCCCAGTATCGGCCTCGCGAGGCGGTCGCGGCGTTGCTCGCGCGCGCCGATCATCTGCTCTACGCGGCGAAACGGGCCGGACGGAATCGTGTGCTGACGGAGGCGTCGGGGCAGAGATCGGACGCCTCGACGCTTGATGTCGCCTGA